One Coraliomargarita parva DNA segment encodes these proteins:
- a CDS encoding ABC transporter permease, with protein MNRIALKMLMGDSAKYIGLLLGITFTSFLVTFAVAYFSGMMTRSFALISENPEVDVWVMDPAVRSVDHPFNLPDSALDRVKNVPGVVSATPMIIGTIDARFPNGRFQSVQVIGVDDADLTGLPPLEEGIDRNHLRLSGACVADDGGTIGKLGTPIEAADQWPHDGPHLDAALRPLGAGDELTVDDTLVRIMGRSNALPRFPPRPLLFTTNSTARQILPPERRRISYVLIQASEGTSAANLATQIASETGLRARSSSDFKADTLLWTLEHSEDVGDAVTMLTIAMLVGFGVTGVMMFMFTTENLKYYAVLNAMGATRSVLLRMLAVQTSVCAALGTGVGLGLCIIAGSFFQANTFPFLFLWFAPLVGILAVILVCAVAALLSMRPVFKMEPATILTGY; from the coding sequence ATGAATCGTATTGCGCTGAAAATGTTGATGGGGGACAGCGCAAAATACATTGGGCTCCTGCTTGGCATTACCTTCACCTCCTTTCTGGTCACCTTTGCCGTCGCCTATTTCAGCGGGATGATGACCCGGAGCTTCGCCTTGATCAGCGAAAATCCGGAGGTGGACGTCTGGGTCATGGATCCGGCGGTCCGATCCGTCGACCACCCCTTCAACTTGCCCGACTCGGCCTTGGACCGGGTGAAGAACGTGCCCGGAGTCGTCTCGGCCACACCTATGATCATAGGCACCATTGACGCACGCTTTCCCAACGGCCGCTTTCAATCCGTTCAGGTCATCGGAGTCGACGATGCCGACCTGACGGGCTTGCCGCCACTGGAAGAAGGCATCGACCGCAATCATCTCCGGCTTTCAGGTGCCTGTGTCGCCGATGACGGGGGAACCATCGGCAAACTGGGCACGCCGATCGAAGCCGCGGACCAATGGCCCCATGACGGACCTCATCTGGATGCAGCCTTACGGCCGCTTGGCGCAGGTGACGAGCTGACTGTCGATGATACGCTCGTCCGCATCATGGGACGCTCGAACGCCCTACCCCGCTTTCCTCCCCGTCCGCTACTCTTTACGACAAACTCGACCGCCCGACAGATCCTACCGCCGGAACGGCGGCGCATTAGCTATGTGCTGATCCAGGCAAGCGAAGGCACTTCCGCCGCAAACCTGGCCACACAAATCGCAAGCGAGACCGGGCTCCGCGCACGCAGCTCGTCGGACTTCAAAGCCGACACCCTCCTCTGGACACTGGAGCACTCGGAAGACGTAGGCGATGCGGTTACGATGCTCACCATCGCGATGTTGGTCGGTTTTGGGGTCACGGGGGTGATGATGTTCATGTTTACAACGGAGAACTTGAAATACTACGCCGTGCTCAACGCCATGGGGGCCACACGCAGCGTGCTGCTTCGCATGCTGGCGGTGCAAACCAGCGTGTGCGCCGCGCTCGGCACCGGGGTGGGCCTCGGGCTGTGCATCATTGCCGGCTCATTCTTCCAAGCTAACACCTTCCCCTTCCTCTTCCTATGGTTCGCCCCCTTGGTCGGCATCCTAGCCGTGATCCTAGTGTGTGCGGTCGCGGCCCTCCTTTCCATGCGCCCTGTTTTCAAAATGGAACCGGCAACCATCCTAACCGGTTATTAA